TGTCTGATTAAGTGCAATATGAACAGTCGGATTGCTTATTTTACCAAAGCGTTCCTCGTCATTTTTAGGATTTGACTTTGCTCCCATCGTTGAGCCGGAAAGAACTTTTCCGTAATAAGGAAGCTCCTCGCATTTTTCCACAGCCTGAGTTGCGTAACTATATCCAAGCTCCTGAATTACATTGTGAATCTGGCAGCGTTCTGTGCGTTCATCTGAATCTGCAAAAATTTCCGCATTTTCTTTGATTTTATTCACAACGTTTTCAGAGAATTCACGGCAAAAACTCGTTGTGCCGCTTGGAAGAACAAGTTTTGTGATAAAATTTTTCTGCTCAGGAGCCAAATCATATTTTTCAAGCATTTTTTGAACATCGGAATCTTCCTGTGCTGTTATCAGACACTCAACTATATTGTCTTGCTCTTCAAGTCTTAAAGAATCCCAAATTTCACCAAAACGATTTTTGCTTCGGAGCTTTACAGCGGTCAAGTTTCCCTGCAAAAAGTCGCGTGCCTCAGATTCAAGGTTGAAAGTGATATTTTCATCAAGACCAAGTTTTTTGCGAATTTCCTTAAAAGTTATTTTTTCTTTTGAGTCAAGAAGCTTTATAATTTCGTCCTGCCATTCGGGAAGAAGTTTTTTTGATTTTCCCTCTGCAATAAAAGTTAGATTAAAAACGTCCTGTAAAATGCGGATTTTCTGCGCGCAAGGCATCGCCTTAAACGTTCTTTCTTTTTCCGGCATATACTGGCACTTTCCGCGTTCTTGAACTTTTAGCGGTCGCTGAAAGAAAATCTTATCGTAGATTTCTTCCCAGTAAATATCAGGATAAAATGACTCTTGTTTTTGCCGTATTAAATTGAATTCTTCTATATAGAGTTGTCGCACAGGATAATAATCCATTCTGTTTGGGGCAAAACGAGTTCCGCCGTTGATTTCCTTGTTTTTCCAAAGAAATTCCCCAAGCGTTCTGCAGCCTGAATTTTTTATTGCATTTGAAAGATTCGAGCATTTGTCTGCCTGCGTCAGTTTTTCAGATTTTGAGTTTTCTTTTGTTTCTTCCTGAGAAGCGTCTTTGCGGTTGCTTTTAAATCCTCGACGCACAGAAAGATTGAACAAAACGCGTCCAAGCTCAAACGGCTCAAGTTTTTCATCAAGAGCTTTTATGCGAAGCTCGTAAGGATTCATAATCTTTAACGACTGCGCTTCTTCTTTTTCAGCAGGAAGAAGCCCTTGTTTTTGCAAAAGCCGGAAAGTTTCTCTTCTACGAAGTTTTCTTCTATAAATTATCCTGCGTTGCCCGCGCGCAGTTCTTCTCTCAACAGCAAGCGGCTCTTTTGATTTTGGATTTCGTCCATCTGAAAAAATTCTTACGCCGAGGTCTTCAAGTTTTTCAGGCTCATTATCTTCATCAAGAGAATAAACAGCCCAGCCAATCGAATTTGTTCCTAAATCAAGCCCTAAACGATATTTCATTATAATCTCCAGCTAAAATTATATCACGGCTTATTAAATGGGAGCAATTATTTTGTTAGAAATCATTTGACAAATCATGTTTTATTATTATAAAATAATCTCACTGATTAATTTTTCTAGTCAACCTGCTAACAAGGATCTTTAAGATTCCGCAAAATGCTTATACATTCTTAGGAATGTGTATAGACAAGATGATAAAAGGAAGCTCCGGCTTCCTTTTTGTTTTTTCAAAAATCAGATAAATAGTTCAAACTTTCTTTTCAGTCTTAAAAACCAAAAAGTTTCTCTTTAATCTTTGCAAATTTTTTGGTGATACAGCCAACAGGAATTTGCAGAAAAAATGAGAGGCGAACTATGAATTTTTTCATTTGCTTGCCTTTATGAATTTGCCTTGTAGGTTTCTGCAATGATTCTGATTCCGTCTTCAAGTTCGTCATCTGGACGCGCATAATTTATCCTTATGCACTTTGAATAATGCGGATGATTTTTAAATGCGCCTCCATTTCCAAAGAAAAAATATTCGCCCGGAACAACGACAACGCCCTGCTCTTTAAGTTTTTTGTAAAGCTCCTTCGTTGTGATTTTTAGATTTCGCATTAAAATCCAAAGGAAAATCGAGCCTTCGCCTTTATGAATGGCGTAATCAGTTCCCGCAAAATATTTATGCACAAGGCTCTGGGCAAATTTATTTTTCTTTTCGTAATACGGACGCACAAAGTTTGAAGCGGCTCCAATCAGTTTTCCGCTTTCGATTAGATTAGAAGCAATCGCCTGGCCAAGACTTCCCGAAGAAAGTGCAATTATAGAATTCAAATTTGAAAGAGCTGTAACAATTTCTTTTCTTGCAATTATAATTCCAGTGCGCAAACTCGGAAGACCGATTTTTGAAAGGCTCATGCTAAGAATTACATTTTCATTCCAGAAAGGTTTTGCGTCATTGAAAATTATGTGCGGCCACGGAAGTCCATAGGCGTTGTCAATAATCAGCGGAATAGAATGTTCTTTTGCAAGCTCAGACATCCGCGTAACTTC
This genomic stretch from uncultured Treponema sp. harbors:
- a CDS encoding valine--pyruvate transaminase; the protein is MFSDFGKKLTGESGILQLMEDLGAPLPEGKKLCALGGGNPAQIPELEKMYRAEMERIMKDGRAFEDLIGRYDGPQGRNAFINSVATFFSKNFGWDVKPENIAVCNGSQSACFYLFNLLSGTFTSPDGKKSKKKILFPLVPEYVGYADQGIESETFESIPSRFEEYSDNTFKYFVDFEKLEERLNKDNSIAALCVSRPTNPTGNVLTDEEVTRMSELAKEHSIPLIIDNAYGLPWPHIIFNDAKPFWNENVILSMSLSKIGLPSLRTGIIIARKEIVTALSNLNSIIALSSGSLGQAIASNLIESGKLIGAASNFVRPYYEKKNKFAQSLVHKYFAGTDYAIHKGEGSIFLWILMRNLKITTKELYKKLKEQGVVVVPGEYFFFGNGGAFKNHPHYSKCIRINYARPDDELEDGIRIIAETYKANS